One stretch of Jiangella gansuensis DSM 44835 DNA includes these proteins:
- a CDS encoding class I SAM-dependent methyltransferase, with the protein MIHQHPLAYLLGLEGVALLRAFAGQHDREFVQARLAEIRTLLAAADEFGDGGTAWPISTTDGYRAWAGGYDRPGNQLVDIEQPIVREILDGLPVGVALDAACGTGRHAAYLAELGHTVIGVDSSPEMLAVAREKVPDGQFHEADLHRLPLPDAHVDVIVCALALSHVPELEPVFAEFVRVLRPGGHLIVSDPRGRLGDVGLPIVMPGPDGRPGYFENRSRLASEYLAAALPLGLRVRRCEEPLRPEPFVDDDGVPPGAVGPPPPLATTGAPPNIWALHPFAPEAANAAYRGSPAAIIWHFDLEGAADGGRLS; encoded by the coding sequence GTGATCCACCAGCATCCACTGGCCTACCTGCTCGGTCTGGAAGGTGTCGCGCTGCTGCGAGCCTTCGCCGGCCAGCACGACCGCGAGTTCGTCCAGGCGCGGTTGGCCGAGATCCGGACGCTGCTCGCCGCCGCCGACGAGTTCGGCGACGGCGGCACGGCGTGGCCCATCTCCACCACCGACGGCTACCGGGCCTGGGCCGGCGGGTACGACCGGCCCGGCAACCAGCTCGTCGACATAGAACAGCCCATCGTCCGGGAGATCCTCGACGGCCTGCCGGTCGGCGTGGCGCTGGACGCCGCCTGCGGCACCGGCCGCCACGCCGCCTACCTGGCCGAGCTCGGCCACACGGTCATCGGCGTCGACAGCTCACCGGAGATGCTCGCCGTGGCGCGCGAGAAGGTCCCGGACGGCCAGTTCCACGAGGCCGACCTGCACCGGCTGCCGCTCCCCGATGCGCACGTCGACGTGATCGTGTGCGCATTGGCGCTGAGTCATGTGCCGGAGTTGGAGCCGGTGTTCGCCGAGTTCGTCCGGGTGTTGCGGCCTGGGGGGCACCTGATCGTCTCCGACCCGCGTGGCCGGCTCGGCGACGTCGGCCTGCCGATCGTCATGCCCGGCCCCGACGGCCGGCCGGGGTACTTCGAGAACCGCAGCCGGCTGGCCAGCGAGTATCTAGCCGCGGCACTGCCGCTCGGCCTGCGGGTGCGGCGCTGCGAGGAGCCCCTTCGGCCTGAGCCGTTCGTCGACGACGACGGGGTCCCGCCAGGCGCGGTCGGACCGCCGCCGCCACTGGCCACGACGGGAGCACCGCCGAACATCTGGGCACTGCACCCGTTCGCGCCCGAGGCCGCGAACGCCGCCTACCGCGGCAGCCCGGCCGCGATCATCTGGCACTTCGACCTGGAGGGGGCGGCTGACGGCGGTCGGCTCAGCTGA
- a CDS encoding YbhB/YbcL family Raf kinase inhibitor-like protein — translation MSLERPVAPDPYSLLPAVASFTVSSDDVSDGDQLAPDFVAEAAGGANTSPHLAWSGAPDGTRSYVVTCFDPDAPTPSGFWHWAVVDLPATTTSLPRGAGAPDGSGLPYPAFSVRQDSGSTGYFGAAPPQGDMPHRYYFVVHAVDVESLGVDRDASPAVVSFNLAFHTLARGMVVPVFSH, via the coding sequence ATGTCGCTCGAACGTCCCGTCGCACCCGACCCGTACTCGCTGCTCCCCGCCGTCGCTTCGTTCACGGTGTCCAGCGACGACGTCAGCGACGGCGACCAGCTCGCGCCGGACTTCGTCGCCGAGGCGGCCGGCGGCGCCAACACATCGCCGCACCTGGCCTGGTCCGGGGCGCCGGACGGCACCCGCAGCTATGTCGTCACCTGCTTCGACCCCGACGCGCCGACGCCCAGCGGCTTCTGGCACTGGGCCGTGGTCGACCTGCCCGCCACCACGACGTCGCTGCCGCGCGGCGCCGGTGCCCCGGACGGCTCCGGACTGCCCTATCCGGCGTTCTCGGTGCGTCAGGACTCCGGCTCCACCGGCTACTTCGGCGCCGCGCCGCCGCAGGGCGACATGCCACACCGCTACTACTTCGTCGTGCACGCCGTCGATGTCGAGTCGCTCGGTGTCGACCGCGACGCGTCGCCGGCCGTCGTGTCGTTCAACCTGGCGTTCCACACGCTGGCGCGCGGCATGGTCGTGCCGGTCTTCTCGCACTGA
- a CDS encoding ABC transporter, translating into MQYPLEVTGADEARRVRREVLAQLDDYILPRLDQLDAPMLAVVGGSTGAGKSTLVNSLMRRRVSDTGVLRPTTRSPVLVHHPEDAGWFDELRVLPDLPRVEIHDQAGGALRLVADDGLPAGIAILDAPDVDSVVTENRTLAAQLLAAADLWLFVTTAARYSDAVPWDFLRAAADRHAAVAVVLDRVAADAVSEVRSHLAAMLSEQGLGDAPLFVVEETTPDDDGLLPEAAVAGVRGWLDGLAADEAARTEIVRRTLDGAVDGVLRQIDELAAAADQQVEALTGLQADIAHVYEAACRRVDEAAADGSMLRGEVLARWQDFVGTGDFLRSLEARVGRVRDKVTAFLRGRPQPAAAVEEAIENGLAAVVVEEANRAAEQADSRWRETSTGRALLGEDDLTRAAPEVSQRAAEMVRAWQDAVLELVRTEGANRRFNARLLSFGVNGLGLALMIVVFASTAGLTGAEVGVAGGTAVVGQRLLEAFFGDDAVRRLAARARADLSTRVSALLETESTRFTDRLGGLQVEAAAGDGLRALKIDAEQARERAT; encoded by the coding sequence GTGCAGTACCCGCTCGAGGTCACCGGGGCCGACGAAGCTCGGCGAGTTCGCCGCGAGGTTCTGGCCCAGCTCGACGACTACATCCTGCCGCGGCTCGACCAATTGGACGCGCCGATGCTCGCCGTCGTCGGGGGTTCCACCGGTGCCGGCAAGTCAACGCTGGTCAACTCGCTGATGCGACGCCGGGTCAGCGACACCGGGGTGCTGCGGCCCACCACCCGCTCGCCGGTGTTGGTGCACCACCCCGAGGACGCCGGCTGGTTCGACGAGCTGCGCGTCCTGCCCGACCTGCCGCGCGTTGAGATCCACGACCAGGCCGGCGGCGCGCTGCGCCTGGTCGCCGACGACGGGCTGCCGGCCGGCATCGCGATCCTCGACGCACCGGACGTCGACTCCGTCGTGACGGAGAACCGCACGCTCGCCGCGCAATTGCTCGCCGCCGCCGACCTCTGGCTGTTCGTGACCACGGCGGCCCGCTACTCCGACGCGGTGCCGTGGGACTTCCTCCGAGCGGCGGCTGACCGGCACGCCGCAGTTGCCGTCGTCCTCGACCGGGTCGCGGCCGACGCCGTCAGCGAGGTCCGCAGCCACCTCGCGGCGATGCTCTCCGAGCAGGGCCTCGGTGACGCGCCGCTGTTCGTCGTCGAGGAGACAACGCCCGACGACGACGGCCTGCTGCCCGAGGCCGCGGTGGCCGGTGTGCGCGGCTGGCTGGACGGGCTTGCCGCCGACGAAGCCGCCCGAACCGAGATCGTCCGGCGCACCCTCGACGGCGCCGTCGACGGCGTGCTTCGCCAGATCGACGAGCTCGCAGCGGCCGCCGACCAGCAGGTCGAGGCGCTGACCGGGCTGCAGGCCGACATCGCTCACGTCTACGAGGCCGCCTGCCGGCGCGTGGACGAGGCCGCCGCCGACGGCAGCATGCTGCGCGGCGAGGTGCTGGCGCGCTGGCAGGACTTCGTCGGCACCGGCGACTTCCTGCGCTCGTTGGAGGCCCGGGTCGGCCGGGTCCGCGACAAGGTGACGGCGTTCCTGCGCGGTCGCCCGCAGCCGGCCGCCGCCGTCGAGGAAGCCATCGAGAACGGCCTGGCCGCGGTGGTCGTGGAGGAGGCCAACCGGGCCGCCGAACAGGCCGACAGTCGCTGGCGCGAGACGTCCACCGGCCGGGCCCTGCTCGGTGAGGACGACCTCACCCGCGCCGCGCCGGAGGTGTCACAGCGGGCCGCCGAGATGGTTCGGGCCTGGCAGGACGCGGTGCTGGAACTCGTGCGCACCGAGGGTGCCAACCGGCGGTTCAACGCCCGCCTGCTGTCCTTCGGAGTCAACGGCCTGGGGCTGGCGCTGATGATCGTGGTGTTCGCGTCGACGGCCGGTCTGACCGGCGCGGAGGTCGGCGTGGCCGGCGGCACCGCAGTCGTCGGCCAGCGGCTCCTGGAGGCCTTCTTCGGTGACGATGCGGTGCGGCGGCTGGCGGCCAGGGCCCGCGCGGACCTGTCCACCCGCGTGTCCGCGCTGCTGGAGACGGAGTCCACGCGGTTCACCGACCGACTCGGAGGGCTCCAGGTCGAGGCCGCCGCGGGTGATGGGTTGCGAGCGTTGAAGATCGACGCCGAACAGGCCCGGGAGCGTGCCACATGA
- a CDS encoding GTP-binding protein: MKPWPRRDRVTLPERVQALEAAVAAAGPLLPGELADTVQAVVDRAGERRQLSVDHTVVALAGATGSGKSSLFNRIAGMEVSRVGVRRPTTADPLACVWGTQGVVPLLDWLDVPPRHRVSRESVLDSGAGDDLDGLVLLDLPDHDSTQQAHRDTVDRLVEQVDLFVWVLDPQKYADAALHERYLRPLSSHQAVTVVVLNQIDRLARTDIVECVTDLRRRLDEDGLDDVPVVPLSAATGEGIDTLIDLIRVAVTKRRAVDERIEADVRMTAELVASTVGSGSPGTVDRRAQTSLATAVADASGAEVVAEAVGRSYLRRARAATGWPVTRWLGRLRRDPLDRLGVAAGRSGEVDAGVARVALPSPTPVQRARSDAAVRSFGDTAAGDLPMAWRDEVRRAAADAGAALPAALDKAVAATDFGITRRPRWWRLFNVLQWLALLTAVAGIGWLLALAATEFLQFSVASPAVAGIPVPTLLLAAGVVLGVFLGVVGLAAARRGSRRREASMRRALLDLVEKTVGEVVVAPVSASLERYKTFRSALERAQTR, translated from the coding sequence ATGAAGCCGTGGCCGCGCCGCGACCGCGTCACCCTGCCCGAGCGCGTCCAGGCGCTGGAAGCGGCGGTGGCGGCCGCAGGCCCGCTGCTGCCGGGCGAACTGGCCGACACCGTGCAGGCCGTCGTCGACCGCGCGGGCGAACGCCGCCAGCTCTCCGTCGACCACACCGTGGTCGCCCTGGCCGGAGCCACTGGCAGTGGGAAATCGTCCCTGTTCAACCGGATCGCCGGTATGGAGGTCTCCCGCGTCGGCGTGCGCCGCCCGACGACGGCGGACCCGCTGGCCTGCGTCTGGGGTACCCAGGGCGTGGTGCCGCTGCTGGACTGGCTCGACGTCCCGCCTCGCCACCGCGTCTCCCGTGAGAGCGTCCTCGACTCCGGGGCGGGCGACGATCTCGACGGCCTGGTCCTGCTCGACCTGCCCGACCACGACTCCACCCAGCAGGCGCACCGTGACACCGTCGACCGGCTGGTCGAGCAGGTCGACCTGTTCGTCTGGGTGCTCGACCCGCAGAAGTACGCCGACGCCGCCCTGCACGAGCGCTACCTGCGGCCGCTGTCGTCGCACCAGGCGGTCACCGTGGTCGTGCTCAACCAGATCGACCGGCTGGCCCGCACCGACATCGTCGAATGCGTCACCGACCTGCGTCGCCGCCTGGACGAGGACGGTCTCGACGACGTGCCCGTCGTGCCGCTGTCCGCGGCGACCGGCGAGGGCATCGACACCTTGATCGACCTGATCCGGGTGGCGGTGACGAAGCGCCGCGCCGTGGACGAGCGCATTGAGGCCGACGTGCGCATGACGGCCGAACTCGTCGCGTCCACCGTCGGGTCCGGGTCGCCGGGCACGGTGGACCGTCGCGCACAGACGTCGCTGGCCACAGCGGTGGCGGACGCCTCCGGGGCAGAGGTGGTGGCCGAAGCGGTCGGCCGGTCCTACCTGCGCCGGGCCAGGGCCGCCACCGGCTGGCCCGTCACCCGCTGGCTGGGCCGGCTGCGCCGTGACCCACTGGACCGCCTCGGCGTCGCCGCAGGCCGGTCGGGTGAGGTGGACGCGGGAGTCGCCCGCGTCGCCCTGCCCTCGCCGACGCCGGTGCAGCGTGCCCGCTCGGACGCGGCGGTCCGCTCGTTCGGCGACACCGCCGCCGGCGACCTGCCGATGGCCTGGCGCGACGAGGTGCGCCGCGCGGCAGCCGACGCGGGTGCCGCCCTGCCGGCCGCGCTGGACAAAGCCGTCGCGGCCACCGACTTCGGGATCACCCGCCGGCCACGCTGGTGGCGGCTGTTCAACGTGCTGCAATGGCTGGCACTCCTGACGGCCGTGGCCGGGATCGGCTGGCTGCTCGCGCTGGCCGCGACCGAGTTCCTCCAGTTCTCGGTGGCGTCGCCGGCCGTGGCCGGAATTCCGGTGCCCACGCTGCTGCTGGCCGCGGGCGTCGTCCTCGGCGTCTTCCTGGGCGTGGTGGGACTCGCGGCGGCACGCCGTGGCAGTCGCCGGCGCGAGGCGTCCATGCGGCGCGCGCTGCTCGACCTGGTGGAGAAGACCGTCGGCGAGGTCGTGGTGGCCCCGGTGTCCGCGTCGCTGGAGCGCTACAAGACCTTCCGGTCGGCGCTGGAGCGGGCCCAGACCCGGTGA
- a CDS encoding single-stranded DNA-binding protein, protein MSDTNVTVIGNVASDVQSKPTPTGVVTSFRLASQRRYYNRRAGRWVDDDPAFYRVVCWRSLAENVRDCVRKGEPVVVQGRLKLTDWTDEKGHTRTDAEVDARSIGYDLMRGTAVFTRSRRQVVVADDGEDPLDHIRSEQRANAAHDVIVDPSTGEVFTVSQLRGAEDRPGADDRPGDGQRAGESGGVGVGVGAAAGGPESAGGTLGMSTDGARSGAVGAVGSGGPAGSGEPAGSGEPVGPIRSAGAAGRAASGGPASGASASHDGAPDAEPAARRPRTTRASARAKEPTGVAG, encoded by the coding sequence ATGAGCGACACCAACGTCACCGTCATCGGCAACGTCGCCAGCGACGTCCAGTCCAAGCCCACGCCCACCGGCGTCGTCACCAGCTTCCGGCTGGCCAGTCAGCGCAGGTACTACAACCGTCGCGCCGGCCGCTGGGTCGACGACGATCCGGCGTTCTATCGGGTGGTCTGCTGGCGATCACTGGCCGAGAACGTCCGTGACTGTGTGCGTAAGGGCGAGCCGGTCGTGGTCCAGGGCCGGTTGAAACTGACGGACTGGACCGACGAAAAGGGACATACCCGTACCGATGCCGAGGTCGACGCGCGCTCGATCGGCTACGACCTCATGCGCGGCACCGCCGTGTTCACCCGGAGCCGGCGGCAGGTGGTCGTGGCCGACGACGGTGAGGACCCGCTGGACCACATCCGCTCCGAGCAGCGGGCCAACGCCGCCCATGACGTCATCGTCGATCCGTCCACCGGCGAGGTCTTCACCGTCAGTCAGTTGCGCGGAGCCGAGGACCGGCCCGGAGCCGACGACCGGCCCGGTGACGGGCAACGGGCAGGCGAGTCGGGTGGAGTCGGAGTCGGAGTCGGAGCCGCGGCGGGTGGGCCGGAGAGTGCCGGCGGGACACTCGGCATGAGCACCGACGGCGCCCGCTCCGGTGCCGTCGGCGCAGTGGGGTCGGGCGGTCCCGCCGGGTCAGGTGAGCCCGCGGGGTCGGGTGAGCCCGTGGGGCCGATCCGGTCAGCGGGCGCGGCCGGGAGGGCGGCATCGGGCGGGCCGGCGTCCGGCGCGTCGGCCAGCCATGATGGGGCGCCGGACGCCGAGCCCGCCGCAAGGCGGCCCAGAACGACCCGCGCTTCGGCGCGAGCCAAGGAGCCGACCGGCGTGGCGGGCTGA
- the ettA gene encoding energy-dependent translational throttle protein EttA produces MADFIYSMRKARKAHGDKVILDDVTLYFLPGAKIGVVGPNGAGKSSILKIMAGEDQPSNGDAQLAPGATVGYLAQEPALNEDKTVLGNVQEGVAETIEMLERFNEITEKMAVDYSDELLEEMGKLQEQLDHRNAWELDSQLEQAMDALRCPPPDADVKVLSGGERRRVALCRLLLQQPDLLLLDEPTNHLDAESVLWLEQHLEKYPGAIIAVTHDRYFLDHVAQWIAEVDRGRVHGYEGNYTTYLETKEARLKVEGQKDAKRQRRLREELEWVRSNAKGRQTKQRARLERYEEMASEAEKTRKLDFEEIQIPPGPRLGNLVVEAQKVTKGFGDRVLMRDLSFTLPRNGIVGVIGPNGVGKTTLFKMIVGQETPDSGEFRIGDTVRLSYVDQTRGGIDPKKNVWQVVSDELDHIKVGQVEMPSRAYVSAFGFKGPDQQKPAGVLSGGERNRLNLALTLKLGGNLILLDEPTNDLDVETLQSLENALLEFPGCAVITSHDRWFLDRVATHILAWEGDEEDPAKWFWFEGNFESYEKNKVERLGAEAARPHRVTYRKLSRD; encoded by the coding sequence ATGGCGGACTTCATTTACTCCATGCGTAAGGCGCGTAAGGCGCACGGCGACAAGGTCATCCTCGACGACGTCACGCTGTACTTCCTCCCCGGGGCGAAGATCGGTGTCGTCGGGCCGAACGGCGCCGGCAAGTCGAGCATCCTGAAGATCATGGCCGGCGAGGACCAGCCGTCCAACGGCGATGCTCAGCTCGCGCCCGGCGCCACGGTTGGCTACCTGGCGCAGGAGCCTGCGCTCAACGAGGACAAGACCGTGCTGGGCAACGTCCAGGAGGGCGTCGCCGAGACCATCGAGATGCTCGAGCGGTTCAACGAGATCACCGAGAAGATGGCCGTCGACTACTCCGACGAGCTTCTCGAGGAGATGGGCAAGCTGCAGGAGCAGCTCGACCATCGCAACGCGTGGGAGCTGGACTCCCAACTCGAGCAGGCCATGGACGCGCTGCGCTGTCCGCCTCCGGACGCCGACGTCAAGGTGCTCTCCGGTGGTGAGCGCCGCCGCGTCGCGCTGTGCAGGTTGCTGCTGCAGCAGCCTGACCTGCTGTTGCTGGACGAGCCCACCAACCACCTGGACGCCGAGAGCGTGCTCTGGCTGGAGCAGCACCTCGAGAAGTACCCGGGCGCCATCATCGCCGTCACACACGACCGTTATTTCCTCGACCACGTGGCGCAGTGGATCGCCGAGGTCGACCGTGGGCGCGTCCACGGCTACGAGGGCAACTACACCACGTACCTCGAGACCAAGGAGGCTCGCCTCAAGGTCGAGGGGCAGAAGGACGCCAAGCGGCAGCGCCGGCTGCGCGAGGAGCTGGAATGGGTCCGCTCCAACGCCAAGGGCCGCCAGACCAAGCAGCGCGCCCGCCTCGAGCGGTACGAGGAGATGGCTTCGGAGGCGGAGAAGACCCGCAAGCTCGACTTCGAGGAAATCCAGATCCCGCCGGGTCCGCGCCTGGGCAACCTGGTGGTCGAGGCCCAGAAGGTCACCAAGGGTTTCGGCGACCGCGTGCTGATGCGCGATCTGTCGTTCACGCTGCCCCGCAACGGCATCGTCGGTGTCATCGGCCCGAACGGTGTCGGTAAGACCACGCTGTTCAAGATGATCGTCGGGCAGGAGACGCCGGACTCCGGCGAGTTCCGCATCGGCGACACCGTCAGGCTGTCCTACGTCGACCAGACGCGTGGCGGCATCGATCCGAAGAAGAACGTCTGGCAGGTCGTCTCCGACGAGCTCGACCACATCAAGGTCGGCCAGGTGGAGATGCCCAGCCGCGCCTACGTGTCGGCGTTCGGCTTCAAGGGTCCGGACCAGCAGAAGCCGGCCGGGGTGCTCTCCGGAGGCGAGCGCAACCGCCTCAACCTGGCATTGACGCTGAAGCTGGGCGGCAACCTGATCCTGCTGGACGAGCCGACCAACGACCTCGATGTCGAGACGTTGCAGTCGCTGGAGAACGCTCTGCTGGAGTTCCCTGGTTGCGCGGTCATCACCTCGCACGACAGGTGGTTCCTCGACCGCGTCGCCACCCACATCCTGGCGTGGGAGGGTGACGAGGAAGACCCGGCCAAGTGGTTCTGGTTCGAGGGCAACTTCGAGAGCTATGAGAAGAACAAGGTGGAGCGGCTCGGAGCCGAGGCCGCGCGCCCGCACCGGGTCACCTACCGCAAGCTCAGCCGCGACTAG
- a CDS encoding acyl-CoA thioesterase: MPRHVTLVPLRWADMDAYGHVNNVVYLRYLQEARVDMLFVHAPKQGAEQLAEGVVVARHEISYHAPLRFRAAPVQVETWVRRVGNSSFELGYEILDVDGDAGRTVYAVASTVLVPYDLDDARPRRVAAEERAVLESFVELDGPVPGKAAA; the protein is encoded by the coding sequence GTGCCCAGACACGTCACGCTCGTCCCCCTGCGCTGGGCGGACATGGACGCGTACGGCCACGTGAACAACGTCGTCTATCTGCGCTATCTGCAGGAGGCGCGCGTGGACATGCTGTTCGTGCACGCGCCGAAGCAGGGGGCCGAGCAGTTGGCGGAGGGCGTCGTGGTCGCCCGCCACGAGATCAGCTACCACGCTCCACTGCGTTTCCGGGCCGCGCCGGTCCAGGTCGAGACGTGGGTGCGGCGGGTCGGCAACTCGTCATTCGAGCTGGGTTACGAGATCCTGGACGTCGACGGCGATGCTGGCCGGACGGTGTACGCGGTGGCGTCCACGGTCCTGGTCCCGTACGACCTCGACGACGCCCGCCCGCGCCGGGTCGCCGCCGAGGAGCGCGCGGTGCTGGAGTCGTTCGTCGAGCTCGACGGCCCGGTTCCGGGGAAGGCGGCCGCATGA
- a CDS encoding acyl-CoA thioesterase, whose product MRHVYECSVRFDDLDAFGHVNNVTFAEYLQEARVDFAHRHLVTGDAPHEGSVVVHQSIEYLAPVPFRTEPLQVHVWVTRIGTSSFEVAYEVSDASTLFARATGVLVAYDVKGDRPRPVSAAERDILERFLEPAA is encoded by the coding sequence ATGAGGCACGTCTACGAGTGCTCCGTGCGCTTCGACGACCTCGACGCGTTCGGCCACGTCAACAACGTGACGTTCGCCGAGTACCTGCAGGAGGCGCGGGTCGACTTCGCTCACCGCCACCTCGTCACCGGCGACGCCCCGCACGAAGGATCCGTCGTCGTCCACCAGAGCATCGAGTACCTCGCGCCGGTTCCGTTCCGTACCGAACCGCTGCAGGTCCACGTGTGGGTCACCCGCATCGGCACGTCGTCGTTCGAGGTCGCCTACGAGGTCAGCGACGCCTCGACGCTCTTCGCGCGAGCCACGGGTGTGTTGGTCGCGTACGACGTCAAGGGCGACCGGCCGCGCCCGGTCAGCGCGGCGGAACGCGATATCCTCGAACGTTTCCTGGAGCCGGCCGCATGA
- a CDS encoding NAD(P)/FAD-dependent oxidoreductase, translating to MRRILIVGGGYAGFYTAWRLEKKLRRREAEVTLVDPRPYMTYQPFLPEVTAGSVEARHVAVSLRRNLRRTHLIAGSVVHIDHASRTATVRPPDGPERELHYDTIVITAGAVTRTFPIPGVADEAIGLKHVEEAVAIRDRLLTAFERAAALPPGPERRRLLTVTFVGGGFTGVEGFGELLSLATALLKYYPELSAGDLWFHLVEARDRILPEVTDEPGRWVVRHLEERGAHVHLGTKLVSADDGHIVLSDGAEYDNHLLVWTAGNQSNPVVARHTDLPVDESGLFRVRADLRIGTGDAPVPDAWAAGDNAAVPDLASDLPGALTVPNAQNAVRQGKRLAANLVADLRGRKAKPYVHHSLGTVATLGLGKGIFQYRRIVVTGLLAWLMHRGYHVLAVPTWERKVRVLLVWIAALIHGRDIVSLQSVQHPREAFVAATLGARDRRGTTAGAPE from the coding sequence ATGCGCAGGATCCTGATCGTGGGCGGCGGGTACGCCGGGTTCTACACCGCGTGGCGGTTGGAGAAGAAGCTCCGCCGGCGCGAAGCGGAGGTGACACTCGTCGACCCGCGGCCGTACATGACGTATCAGCCGTTCTTGCCCGAGGTCACCGCCGGCTCCGTCGAGGCCAGGCATGTCGCGGTGTCGTTGCGCCGGAACCTGCGCCGCACCCACCTGATCGCGGGCAGCGTCGTTCACATCGACCACGCCAGCCGGACCGCGACCGTCCGGCCGCCCGACGGTCCCGAGCGCGAGCTCCATTACGACACCATCGTGATCACGGCGGGAGCGGTGACCCGTACCTTCCCGATCCCGGGCGTCGCCGACGAGGCGATCGGGCTCAAACACGTCGAGGAGGCCGTGGCCATCCGCGACCGGCTGCTGACCGCGTTCGAGCGTGCGGCCGCCCTGCCACCTGGACCGGAGCGGCGCAGGCTGCTGACGGTGACTTTCGTCGGCGGCGGGTTCACCGGCGTCGAGGGATTCGGCGAGCTGCTGTCGCTGGCCACCGCCCTGCTGAAGTACTACCCGGAACTCAGCGCCGGCGATCTCTGGTTCCACCTGGTCGAAGCGCGCGACCGAATCCTGCCCGAGGTCACAGACGAGCCGGGACGGTGGGTGGTGCGGCACCTGGAGGAGCGCGGCGCGCACGTCCACCTCGGCACCAAGCTGGTCTCGGCCGACGACGGCCACATCGTGCTGTCGGACGGGGCGGAGTACGACAACCACCTGCTGGTCTGGACTGCCGGCAACCAGAGCAACCCGGTCGTCGCCCGGCACACGGACCTGCCGGTGGACGAAAGCGGCCTGTTCCGGGTCCGAGCGGACCTGCGTATCGGGACGGGCGACGCCCCGGTGCCGGACGCGTGGGCGGCCGGCGACAACGCCGCTGTCCCCGACCTCGCGTCGGACCTCCCGGGTGCGCTCACCGTCCCGAACGCCCAGAACGCCGTCCGGCAGGGCAAGCGGCTGGCCGCCAACCTCGTCGCCGACCTACGCGGGCGGAAGGCGAAGCCGTACGTGCACCACAGCCTCGGCACGGTGGCGACCCTGGGGCTGGGCAAGGGGATCTTCCAGTACCGGCGGATCGTCGTCACGGGCCTGCTCGCCTGGCTGATGCACCGCGGCTACCACGTGCTGGCTGTCCCGACGTGGGAACGGAAGGTCCGCGTGCTGCTCGTCTGGATCGCCGCCTTGATCCACGGGCGCGACATCGTGTCGCTGCAGTCGGTGCAGCATCCGCGGGAGGCGTTCGTCGCGGCCACGCTCGGGGCACGCGATCGCCGTGGCACCACCGCAGGGGCACCGGAGTGA